A genomic stretch from Mesotoga infera includes:
- a CDS encoding sugar-binding transcriptional regulator yields MRGLMADRDTMIKVCKLYYLEDLTQSEIAKLVGISRPQVSRLLTRAKSEGVVRIEIDSGEVGNLEEISIEMKERFGLKNVIVADEAAYGETITSIAMSAAKFLPDYVKNGQLVGISWGRTLYETVERVVFNGELPNTTFIPLIGGVGQLRHEYQMNSIVEKIANSFHSNRYYLFAPAFIENSKTLNMMLEDSSIRFMSEMWKRLDLAIVGIGEPISLSNAFKNIYDKEFLANFMKHEAVGDIAARFFNADGAPCVSGNENILGISLDQLKEVPEVIGIAGGKEKAQAIHASIKAGYINSIVTDRSTALQILRMKR; encoded by the coding sequence ATGAGGGGGCTTATGGCCGATAGAGACACAATGATAAAGGTATGCAAACTCTATTATCTTGAAGACTTGACACAGAGTGAGATAGCAAAACTTGTCGGAATATCCAGGCCACAGGTCAGCAGGCTACTAACAAGAGCCAAAAGTGAGGGAGTCGTCAGGATAGAGATTGATTCTGGAGAAGTGGGGAATCTCGAAGAGATTTCAATAGAAATGAAAGAGAGATTCGGACTGAAGAACGTCATCGTTGCGGACGAAGCAGCGTATGGAGAAACCATCACTTCAATTGCGATGTCTGCAGCGAAGTTCCTCCCCGATTACGTGAAGAATGGACAGCTTGTGGGAATCTCCTGGGGTCGAACTCTATACGAAACAGTTGAAAGAGTCGTGTTCAACGGGGAGCTTCCGAACACAACATTCATACCCTTAATCGGCGGTGTCGGCCAGTTGCGTCACGAGTATCAAATGAATTCAATAGTCGAGAAGATCGCGAATTCCTTTCACAGTAACCGTTACTACCTTTTCGCTCCGGCCTTTATAGAAAACTCGAAGACTCTAAACATGATGCTTGAAGACAGTTCGATAAGATTCATGTCGGAGATGTGGAAGAGGCTGGATCTCGCCATTGTCGGGATAGGTGAACCCATATCTTTATCCAATGCGTTCAAGAACATCTACGATAAGGAGTTCCTTGCTAACTTTATGAAACACGAGGCGGTTGGTGATATAGCGGCGAGATTCTTCAACGCGGACGGAGCGCCTTGCGTTTCCGGGAATGAGAATATCCTCGGGATATCTCTTGATCAACTAAAGGAAGTACCCGAGGTAATCGGTATTGCAGGTGGCAAGGAGAAAGCTCAGGCGATTCATGCGTCGATAAAGGCCGGGTATATCAATTCAATCGTAACGGATAGGAGTACGGCTCTTCAAATACTCCGAATGAAGAGGTAA